In Archangium violaceum, the following are encoded in one genomic region:
- a CDS encoding PAS domain S-box protein — MTQGASLQVRGREQGREEEPEGRASRLEAELERTQELLERRNRQLEILALAAKDLNSSFHELDIMRRLVWMAMELVDATEGVWGRLVDGRMVIMESLWREGRVIEPRHVAFDPNVGVPGHVMVTGEPYISNDAANDEYTLPQLQKARGFYNLIDLPIFARSGELLGCFELHNKRDHQPFTKEDQTLLEALRALAGVALENTRLFDKVQLERRTLETIVQQMPAGFILASAPSGRVVYSNQESERLLMHSGVLPKSQEQYSQWGAVHPDLTPYKSEEYPLARALREGKTLKDEEVLYRRGDGSLTHLSVMAAPIRDAEGQITEAVCVFIDIAGRKQAERKLEESENKFRRIFESNLIGIVFGDIAGGLQDVNEYYASLIGVRREDVLAGKVRWDLITPPEDLEKDRAAAREMLESPAGVCTPYEKRYILSDGRVVWILLGCAFIDAERFRNVAFVIDITQSKESEDLLARSLVSEQMAREEAETVLSQLRVERTLREQFVSALSHDLRTPLTAAKMSAQLIPRQPNLPDKVYSLAARVRQNIDRADQMITDLLDANRIRGGLGLPIELAPCDLWRVVADALEELSTVHGDRFLLVGEDRLQGNWDAKALRRLVENLCGNAVKYGDPTRQVTVSLRQDGDLAELAVHNWGNPIPVEEQEHLFHYFTRAKSAEASGQTGWGIGLTLVRGVAEAHGGSVGVESTRERGTTFRVRLPRKAKLHE; from the coding sequence ATGACTCAGGGGGCTTCCCTCCAGGTACGGGGACGCGAGCAGGGCCGTGAGGAGGAGCCCGAGGGCCGCGCCTCGCGGCTCGAGGCGGAGCTCGAGCGAACCCAGGAACTGCTCGAGCGCCGCAACCGGCAACTGGAGATCCTGGCGCTCGCGGCGAAGGACCTCAACTCGAGCTTCCACGAGCTGGACATCATGCGACGGCTCGTCTGGATGGCCATGGAGTTGGTGGACGCTACCGAAGGCGTCTGGGGACGGCTGGTCGACGGCCGCATGGTCATCATGGAGTCCCTGTGGCGCGAGGGGAGGGTGATCGAACCCCGTCACGTCGCTTTCGATCCGAACGTGGGGGTTCCCGGCCACGTGATGGTCACCGGGGAGCCCTACATCTCGAACGATGCGGCCAATGATGAGTATACCCTGCCGCAGCTCCAGAAAGCCCGGGGCTTCTACAACCTCATCGACCTGCCCATCTTCGCCCGCTCCGGGGAGCTGCTGGGTTGCTTCGAGCTCCACAACAAGAGGGACCACCAGCCCTTCACCAAGGAGGACCAGACGCTCCTCGAGGCGCTGAGAGCCCTTGCCGGAGTGGCCCTGGAGAACACGCGCCTCTTCGACAAGGTCCAACTCGAGCGCAGGACCCTGGAGACGATCGTGCAACAGATGCCAGCGGGATTCATCCTCGCCTCGGCTCCGTCGGGAAGGGTCGTCTACTCCAATCAGGAGTCGGAGCGCCTCTTGATGCATTCGGGGGTGCTGCCCAAGAGCCAGGAGCAGTACTCCCAGTGGGGAGCCGTTCATCCGGATCTCACTCCCTACAAGTCCGAGGAGTATCCGCTGGCCCGGGCCCTTCGTGAAGGCAAGACCCTCAAGGACGAGGAGGTGCTGTACCGCAGGGGCGACGGATCACTCACCCACCTCTCCGTCATGGCGGCGCCGATCCGCGATGCGGAGGGCCAGATCACCGAGGCCGTCTGTGTCTTCATCGACATCGCGGGGCGCAAACAGGCCGAGAGGAAGCTCGAGGAGAGCGAGAACAAGTTCCGGCGGATCTTCGAGTCCAACCTGATCGGCATCGTCTTCGGTGACATCGCGGGAGGCCTCCAAGACGTGAACGAATACTACGCCAGTCTCATCGGCGTTCGCCGGGAGGATGTCCTCGCGGGCAAGGTCCGCTGGGATCTCATCACGCCGCCGGAGGACCTGGAGAAGGACAGGGCCGCGGCGCGGGAGATGCTCGAATCACCCGCGGGTGTCTGCACCCCTTACGAGAAGCGATACATCCTCTCGGACGGCCGCGTCGTGTGGATCCTCCTGGGGTGTGCCTTCATCGATGCGGAGCGCTTCAGGAACGTCGCGTTCGTCATCGACATCACGCAGAGCAAGGAGTCCGAGGACCTGCTCGCGAGGAGCCTCGTCAGTGAGCAGATGGCCCGGGAAGAGGCGGAGACCGTCCTGTCGCAGCTTCGGGTCGAGAGAACGCTGCGCGAGCAGTTCGTGTCGGCCCTCAGTCATGATCTCCGCACACCTCTGACCGCGGCGAAGATGAGCGCCCAGCTCATTCCCCGCCAGCCGAATCTGCCCGACAAGGTCTACTCACTGGCCGCCCGGGTGAGGCAGAACATCGACCGTGCGGACCAGATGATCACCGACCTCCTGGATGCGAACCGCATCCGGGGGGGCCTGGGGCTGCCCATCGAGCTGGCTCCCTGCGATCTCTGGCGGGTGGTGGCCGACGCGCTGGAGGAGCTCTCGACCGTTCACGGGGATCGGTTCCTCCTGGTGGGAGAGGATCGGCTCCAGGGCAACTGGGATGCGAAGGCCCTGCGCAGGCTCGTCGAGAACCTCTGCGGCAATGCCGTCAAGTACGGAGACCCGACGCGGCAGGTGACCGTGAGCCTGAGGCAGGACGGCGACCTGGCGGAACTGGCCGTCCACAACTGGGGAAATCCCATCCCCGTCGAGGAGCAGGAGCACCTCTTCCACTACTTCACCCGTGCGAAGAGCGCGGAGGCCAGTGGACAGACGGGCTGGGGAATCGGGCTGACGCTCGTGCGGGGAGTCGCCGAGGCGCATGGCGGAAGCGTCGGCGTGGAGAGCACCCGGGAGAGGGGGACCACCTTTCGCGTACGCCTCCCCAGGAAGGCGAAGCTTCACGAGTGA
- a CDS encoding phytase yields MSGKRHVLEGAALALVLFPLASVAEPPVIPPRAETPVLHRYDEAPRTPDADDPAIWVHPSRPERGLVIGVLKEAGLQVHDLDGRVVQTLLPPNRPALLAEDPAAPGPRPDAATSACPESESGETFGRFNNVDIQYGFPLRGTDGRVRKVDLAVVTDRGCDRLRIYAIDPGRASGPLLDVTARTAGRVFPERYVQPSPFQPTGEPVGSRPNPLDDQSTAYGLGLYHDPSDRFHAFVTQRSRGVVAWLELYEVGPEQVGYRKVREFRFDPRFSIPTPDGGGRMSWSPCREEPADDPQFEGLVVDQQEGILYAAQEVVGLWKVPLSASLPRVVDVPPSRLIDPVKSFGAPYWAVPDEGEYTCESEAPAPASEGTIAVPGNPAVGGRHLEADVEGLALYYAEEGEGYLVVSSQGDDTLHLYDREGGWTRERGNRHLGSFQVEGVGETDGHDVVNVPMGAHFPRGLVVLQTGKAAPPPSTAPVNGYPYDGSTQFKLVRWDDIAEVVPPGFKVDTDGYDPRDPHDD; encoded by the coding sequence ATGTCCGGAAAGCGTCATGTCCTGGAAGGCGCCGCGCTGGCGCTCGTGCTGTTTCCGCTCGCATCGGTCGCCGAGCCGCCCGTCATTCCTCCGCGTGCGGAGACCCCCGTGTTGCACCGGTACGACGAGGCGCCGCGCACTCCGGACGCGGACGACCCGGCCATCTGGGTCCACCCGAGTCGGCCGGAGCGGGGCCTCGTCATCGGTGTGCTCAAGGAGGCGGGCCTGCAGGTCCACGACCTGGACGGACGGGTGGTGCAGACCCTTCTCCCGCCGAACCGTCCAGCGCTCTTGGCCGAGGATCCCGCGGCGCCCGGGCCGCGGCCCGATGCGGCGACCTCCGCGTGCCCGGAGAGCGAGAGCGGCGAGACGTTCGGACGCTTCAACAACGTGGACATCCAGTATGGCTTTCCGCTGCGCGGCACGGATGGACGGGTCCGGAAGGTGGATCTGGCGGTGGTGACGGACCGCGGTTGTGACCGGCTTCGCATCTATGCCATCGACCCCGGGCGCGCGAGCGGACCGCTCCTCGATGTCACGGCGCGCACGGCGGGGCGTGTCTTTCCAGAGCGGTATGTGCAGCCCTCTCCCTTCCAGCCCACGGGAGAGCCGGTGGGCTCACGGCCGAATCCGCTGGATGACCAGAGCACGGCCTACGGGCTCGGGCTGTACCACGACCCGTCCGACCGTTTTCACGCCTTCGTGACGCAGCGCAGCCGCGGTGTGGTGGCCTGGCTCGAGTTGTACGAGGTGGGCCCGGAGCAGGTGGGCTACCGGAAGGTGCGCGAATTCCGTTTCGACCCGCGCTTCTCCATTCCCACGCCGGATGGTGGCGGGCGCATGTCGTGGTCGCCCTGCCGGGAGGAGCCGGCGGACGATCCGCAGTTCGAAGGGCTCGTGGTGGACCAGCAGGAGGGCATTCTCTATGCGGCGCAGGAGGTGGTGGGCCTGTGGAAGGTGCCGCTGAGCGCGTCGCTCCCTCGCGTGGTGGATGTCCCGCCGAGCCGCCTCATCGATCCGGTGAAGTCCTTCGGGGCCCCGTATTGGGCCGTCCCGGATGAGGGCGAATACACCTGTGAGTCGGAGGCCCCGGCCCCGGCGTCCGAGGGAACCATCGCCGTGCCGGGCAACCCCGCGGTGGGCGGCAGGCACCTGGAGGCGGATGTCGAGGGGCTCGCGCTGTACTACGCGGAAGAAGGGGAGGGCTATCTCGTCGTCTCCAGCCAGGGCGACGACACGCTCCACCTCTATGACCGCGAGGGAGGTTGGACGCGTGAGCGCGGCAACCGCCATCTCGGAAGCTTCCAGGTGGAAGGCGTGGGTGAGACGGATGGCCATGACGTGGTGAACGTGCCCATGGGAGCCCATTTCCCGAGGGGTCTCGTCGTCCTCCAGACGGGCAAGGCCGCGCCACCGCCGAGTACCGCTCCGGTGAATGGCTACCCGTACGACGGCTCGACGCAGTTCAAGCTCGTGCGCTGGGACGACATCGCGGAGGTGGTTCCTCCTGGTTTCAAAGTGGATACGGACGGTTACGACCCTCGTGACCCGCACGATGATTGA
- a CDS encoding dienelactone hydrolase family protein, with protein MSARGEWVELGGGLRGYYARPDGAGPFPAVVIYIEAYGLNAHFKRLTERFADAGFAAVTPDLYDGAVYEYADLPNAIGHLKRMDDDTVLARTERTLDFLAGRAEARGNAVGVIGFCMGGRYAFLANAALPSRFKAASAFYGGGIGPVEDFFGRKTLLDRVGDMRAPMQLWYGTNDQFIRPEEHGRIAEAMSRAGRQYTLTVFPGVTHGFFCEDRASYDQDAAQRSWRATTAFFHEYLGA; from the coding sequence ATGAGCGCACGTGGCGAGTGGGTTGAGTTGGGCGGTGGGCTGCGGGGTTATTACGCGCGGCCCGACGGTGCGGGACCGTTTCCGGCCGTCGTGATCTACATCGAGGCATATGGTCTCAACGCTCATTTCAAACGGCTGACCGAGCGCTTCGCCGACGCGGGCTTCGCCGCGGTCACTCCCGACCTCTACGACGGAGCGGTCTACGAGTATGCCGATCTGCCCAATGCCATCGGTCACTTGAAGCGGATGGACGACGACACCGTCCTGGCGCGGACGGAGCGGACGCTCGACTTCCTCGCGGGCCGGGCGGAAGCCAGGGGCAACGCGGTCGGGGTGATCGGTTTCTGCATGGGGGGGCGGTACGCGTTCCTCGCGAACGCCGCGCTGCCGTCGCGTTTCAAGGCGGCCTCCGCGTTCTATGGCGGAGGCATCGGACCGGTTGAGGACTTCTTCGGCCGCAAGACCCTGCTCGATCGCGTGGGAGACATGCGGGCGCCGATGCAACTGTGGTACGGCACGAATGACCAGTTCATCCGGCCGGAAGAGCATGGCCGCATCGCCGAGGCGATGAGCAGGGCGGGCAGGCAATACACCCTGACGGTGTTCCCCGGCGTCACCCATGGCTTTTTCTGCGAGGACCGGGCGAGCTACGACCAGGACGCCGCGCAGCGGTCGTGGCGTGCCACCACGGCGTTCTTCCACGAATACCTGGGGGCCTGA
- a CDS encoding CHAT domain-containing tetratricopeptide repeat protein, whose translation MAVLCCVAGAALGQQRTNTLLEEARTAFEEGVRLEDAGRHAEAVPLFERALALREAELGGTHPDVATSLDILANLYAHLGFYARAEPLHERALAIRESALGEDHPDVASSLSHLARLYQFQGRYGRARPLHERALAIRESALGKDHPDVAASLNSLATLHQLQGRYGQAEALYARALAIHEAALGKNHLLVAYSLSNLAFLSQDKGLYAQAEALYVRALAVYEAALGENHPKVADALLNLAQLYDEQGLYGRSEPLYARAILLFEATLDKPPSKAAYLLINVGGQIEPLYERALAISEESALGKTHPHIAVPFNNLAFLYNQAIFHRWETLHERGIALYEEAFGRNHPEVADLLVKLAALYQDMGLYDRAEPRLQRALTIYEATCGKNHLRVAATLKNLASSYRKRGLYTRAEPLLQRALAIYEAALGKNHPDIAWPLTELASVYRNEGRYKRAEPLLQRALATQEAALGRTHPDVALTLYDLASVHQRQGHYNRAARLFQRALAIQEAALGRTHPDVALTLNTFAQLRLAQNRLDEALPLFTRAFDISERLLRQQALDFSESHLADFLQFIRTDEERLYSLARAYPDDARVRRLALAAVLLRKGRSVEETAGTSRAVYHSLGAQDLDTFERLRDLRTQFARLSLEGPGRLAPADYLRRLKELTVQGDALESDLASRSAPLRTLSELPSPDEIVDRVAATLPPDGALVELVLYTERPLIPSSEVTEQSRRPGTLRYLALVLLPDGSCHVVDLGPAAPIDLAASRFRDGLADRDAAYLGLSRELHSLAFRPLLPLPGGARRLFLSPDGQLGLVPFAALHDGNHFLIDTFDFTYLTSGKDLLTRPPQGVEPRSVVVFADPDFGTPPATPPPSQEESATWGSALERFFSTRGTDLAERPWVPLPGTRQEAKALQHLIPQARLFLGGDATKGRLLQLPAPRILHIATHGFFLEDASVPAGSRALVQLGTPGKEGPGQYPPDPLLRSGLVLAGARSPATKPGEDTQLRLEDSLVTALELAGLDLWGTELVVLSACDTGRGDVKPGQGVYGLRRAFVIAGAETVVMSLWKVNDDTTRVLMEGYYRNLLAGQGRSFALREAMLALRRSHPHPSFWAPFIVLGRDAPLRALTR comes from the coding sequence ATGGCTGTCTTGTGCTGCGTGGCTGGAGCGGCACTGGGGCAGCAGAGAACGAACACGCTCCTGGAGGAGGCGCGCACCGCCTTTGAAGAGGGAGTAAGGCTCGAGGACGCGGGCAGGCACGCCGAGGCCGTGCCGCTGTTCGAACGCGCGCTCGCCTTGCGTGAAGCCGAGCTCGGAGGCACGCATCCAGACGTCGCCACCTCTCTCGACATCCTCGCCAACCTCTACGCGCACCTGGGCTTCTACGCCCGCGCGGAACCGCTCCATGAACGCGCGCTCGCCATTCGCGAATCGGCCCTCGGCGAAGACCATCCAGACGTCGCTTCCTCTCTCAGCCACCTCGCTCGCCTCTACCAGTTCCAGGGGCGGTACGGCCGGGCCAGGCCGCTCCATGAACGCGCGCTCGCCATTCGCGAATCGGCCCTCGGCAAAGACCATCCAGACGTCGCCGCCTCTCTCAACAGCCTCGCGACCCTCCATCAGCTCCAGGGGCGGTACGGCCAGGCCGAGGCGCTCTATGCACGCGCGCTCGCCATCCACGAGGCGGCTCTTGGGAAGAACCATCTCCTTGTCGCCTATTCGCTCAGCAATCTTGCCTTCCTCTCCCAGGACAAGGGGCTGTACGCCCAGGCCGAGGCGCTCTACGTGCGCGCGCTCGCCGTCTACGAAGCCGCCCTGGGAGAGAATCATCCCAAGGTCGCCGACGCGCTCTTGAACCTCGCGCAGCTCTACGACGAGCAGGGATTGTACGGTCGCAGCGAGCCACTCTATGCACGCGCGATCCTCCTCTTCGAGGCGACCCTGGACAAGCCGCCCTCCAAAGCCGCCTATTTGCTCATCAACGTCGGCGGCCAGATAGAGCCGCTCTATGAACGCGCGCTCGCGATCAGCGAGGAATCAGCTCTCGGCAAGACCCATCCCCACATCGCCGTACCCTTCAACAATCTCGCCTTTCTCTACAACCAGGCGATCTTCCATCGGTGGGAAACGCTCCACGAGCGCGGAATCGCTCTCTATGAAGAGGCTTTCGGCAGGAACCATCCCGAAGTCGCCGACCTGCTCGTCAAACTCGCCGCCCTCTACCAGGACATGGGATTGTACGACCGGGCGGAGCCTCGCTTGCAGCGAGCACTCACCATCTACGAGGCGACCTGCGGCAAGAATCATCTTCGGGTTGCCGCCACGCTCAAGAACCTTGCCTCCAGTTATCGCAAGCGAGGATTGTACACGCGGGCGGAGCCGCTCCTTCAGCGCGCGCTCGCCATCTACGAGGCGGCGCTCGGCAAGAATCATCCCGACATCGCCTGGCCACTCACGGAGCTCGCCAGCGTCTATCGGAACGAGGGGCGCTATAAACGGGCGGAGCCGCTCCTTCAGCGCGCGCTGGCCACGCAGGAAGCGGCGCTCGGAAGGACACACCCCGACGTCGCCCTCACGCTCTACGACCTCGCCAGCGTCCATCAGCGCCAGGGGCACTACAACCGGGCGGCGCGGCTCTTCCAGCGCGCGCTCGCCATCCAGGAGGCGGCGCTCGGAAGGACACACCCCGATGTCGCCCTGACCCTCAACACGTTCGCCCAACTCCGCCTCGCCCAGAACCGCCTCGACGAAGCCCTGCCTCTCTTCACGCGCGCCTTCGACATCTCCGAGAGGCTCCTCCGTCAGCAGGCGCTCGACTTCTCGGAGTCGCATCTGGCGGACTTCCTCCAGTTCATCCGCACCGATGAGGAGCGCCTCTATTCCCTCGCCCGGGCGTACCCGGACGACGCCCGCGTGCGGCGCCTGGCTCTCGCCGCCGTGCTGCTGCGCAAGGGGCGCTCCGTCGAGGAGACCGCCGGCACCTCCCGCGCCGTCTACCACAGCCTCGGCGCCCAGGACCTCGACACCTTCGAGCGGCTGCGCGACCTGCGCACCCAGTTCGCCAGACTGTCGCTCGAGGGCCCCGGCCGCCTCGCCCCCGCCGACTACCTGCGGCGCCTGAAGGAGCTCACCGTGCAGGGGGATGCCCTCGAATCCGACCTCGCCTCGCGTTCCGCACCCCTTCGCACGCTCTCGGAGTTGCCGTCTCCCGACGAGATCGTCGACCGCGTCGCCGCCACGCTTCCCCCCGATGGTGCGCTCGTCGAGCTCGTCCTCTACACGGAGCGCCCGCTCATCCCCTCGTCCGAAGTCACGGAACAGTCACGGCGCCCGGGCACGCTCCGCTACCTGGCGCTGGTGCTCCTTCCGGATGGAAGCTGCCACGTCGTCGACCTGGGGCCCGCCGCGCCCATCGACCTCGCCGCCTCGCGCTTTCGTGATGGCCTCGCCGACCGGGACGCCGCCTACCTGGGCCTCTCCAGGGAACTCCATTCCCTCGCCTTCCGGCCCCTCCTGCCGCTGCCAGGTGGCGCCCGCCGCCTCTTCCTCTCTCCCGACGGACAGCTCGGCCTCGTCCCCTTCGCCGCGCTCCACGACGGGAACCACTTCCTCATCGACACCTTCGATTTCACCTACCTCACCTCCGGCAAGGACCTCCTGACCCGCCCCCCGCAGGGCGTCGAGCCACGTTCGGTCGTCGTCTTCGCCGACCCGGATTTTGGCACCCCACCGGCGACACCCCCTCCCTCCCAGGAAGAGTCGGCCACCTGGGGCTCCGCCCTCGAGCGTTTCTTCTCCACGCGGGGGACGGACCTCGCCGAGCGGCCCTGGGTTCCATTGCCCGGCACGCGCCAGGAGGCCAAGGCCCTCCAGCACCTCATTCCCCAGGCACGGCTCTTCCTGGGAGGGGACGCGACGAAGGGGCGGCTCCTGCAACTGCCGGCGCCCAGGATCCTCCACATCGCCACCCACGGCTTCTTCCTCGAGGATGCCTCCGTCCCCGCGGGTTCCCGCGCGCTCGTACAGCTGGGGACGCCTGGCAAGGAGGGTCCTGGCCAGTACCCGCCCGATCCGTTGCTGCGCTCGGGTCTCGTCCTGGCGGGTGCGCGGAGCCCGGCGACGAAACCTGGCGAGGACACCCAGCTCCGGCTCGAAGATTCCCTGGTGACCGCCCTCGAGCTCGCAGGTCTCGACCTGTGGGGCACCGAGCTCGTCGTTCTCTCGGCCTGCGATACCGGTCGCGGGGACGTCAAGCCCGGACAGGGCGTCTACGGACTTCGCCGGGCCTTCGTCATCGCGGGGGCCGAAACGGTGGTGATGAGCCTTTGGAAGGTCAATGACGACACCACACGCGTGCTCATGGAAGGGTATTACCGCAACCTCCTCGCGGGGCAGGGGCGTTCCTTCGCCCTGCGCGAGGCCATGCTCGCCCTACGGCGGTCGCACCCCCACCCCTCCTTCTGGGCTCCCTTCATCGTCCTGGGCCGTGATGCACCGTTGCGCGCGCTCACCCGGTGA
- a CDS encoding PAS domain-containing sensor histidine kinase, protein MRDQNSSAVMDIATLQEERARMLLDNIKDYAIFMLDPSGHVKTWNTGAERLNGYSVGEIVGRHFSLFYPPADIVAGKCERELRIATAEGRFEEEGWRIRKNGEQYWASVILTAMRDPTGKLLGFAKVTKDLTERRTNEEQLRQSEERFRLLVSSIKDYAIFMLDPGGRVQSWNPGAQRLKGYRAEEILGQSLSRFYREEDVAQGKPWDLLHQATEHGRVEDEGWRVRKDGTLFWANVVITAVRDEEGKLRGFAKVTRDLTERRKGEELIRRGEERFRLLVSNVKDYAIFMLDPEGRVVTWNNGAARLKGYSAKEIVGEHFSRFYPPEELAKNKPALELEIAIREGRFEDEGWRLRKDGTLFWASVIITPMYDPTGTLLGFSKVTRDLTERKRMEEERLRLAQVQEAVRLRDEFLSIAAHELKTPLTALQLQLQSLKNLVASLEPKIATKLGRALRSTVRLSDLVETLLDVSRISTGRLTLHPERFDLVAAVKDVAERLREAASMAECPLQIGDARPIEGTWDRLRIEQVVTNLLANAFKYAAGSPVEVSMGQEGSTAILVVTDKGPGLSEKDIPRLFGRFERAASMSHYGGLGLGLYLCREIVEAHGGTVSAENQAGGGARFTIRLPTEAPPPVAATDEEAPLTL, encoded by the coding sequence ATGCGTGACCAGAACTCGTCGGCCGTCATGGATATCGCGACGCTTCAAGAAGAACGAGCGCGGATGCTCCTCGACAACATCAAGGACTACGCCATCTTCATGCTCGATCCCTCCGGGCACGTGAAGACCTGGAACACGGGCGCGGAGCGGCTCAACGGTTACAGCGTGGGGGAGATCGTCGGGCGGCACTTCTCCCTCTTCTACCCTCCGGCGGACATCGTCGCCGGCAAGTGCGAGCGCGAGCTGCGGATCGCCACGGCCGAGGGCCGCTTCGAGGAGGAGGGCTGGCGTATCCGCAAGAATGGCGAGCAGTACTGGGCCAGTGTGATCCTCACCGCCATGCGCGACCCCACGGGCAAGCTGCTGGGGTTCGCCAAGGTCACGAAGGATCTCACCGAGCGCCGCACGAACGAGGAGCAGCTGCGGCAGAGCGAGGAACGCTTCCGGTTGCTCGTCTCGAGCATCAAGGACTACGCCATCTTCATGTTGGACCCTGGCGGGCGGGTGCAGAGCTGGAACCCCGGTGCCCAACGCCTCAAGGGCTATCGGGCCGAGGAGATCCTCGGTCAATCCCTCAGTCGCTTCTACCGGGAGGAGGACGTGGCCCAGGGCAAGCCCTGGGATCTGCTGCACCAGGCCACCGAGCACGGCCGCGTCGAGGACGAGGGCTGGCGTGTCCGCAAGGACGGGACCCTCTTCTGGGCGAACGTGGTCATCACCGCGGTGCGCGATGAGGAAGGAAAGCTGCGGGGTTTCGCCAAGGTCACGAGGGATCTCACCGAGCGCCGCAAGGGCGAGGAGCTGATACGGCGCGGCGAGGAGCGGTTCCGGCTGCTGGTCTCCAACGTGAAGGACTACGCCATCTTCATGTTGGACCCCGAGGGGCGCGTGGTGACCTGGAACAACGGAGCGGCCCGCCTCAAGGGCTACTCGGCCAAGGAGATCGTCGGCGAGCACTTCTCGCGCTTCTACCCGCCAGAGGAGCTGGCGAAGAACAAGCCGGCCCTGGAGCTCGAGATCGCCATACGGGAAGGCCGCTTCGAGGATGAAGGATGGCGCCTGCGCAAGGACGGTACGCTCTTCTGGGCCAGCGTGATCATCACGCCGATGTATGACCCGACCGGCACGCTCCTGGGGTTCTCGAAGGTGACGCGCGACCTCACCGAACGCAAGCGGATGGAGGAGGAGCGCCTCCGGCTCGCCCAGGTCCAGGAAGCGGTCCGGCTGCGCGACGAGTTCCTCTCCATCGCCGCGCACGAGTTGAAGACGCCGCTCACGGCGCTCCAGCTCCAGCTCCAGAGCTTGAAGAACCTGGTGGCGTCCCTCGAGCCGAAGATCGCCACCAAGCTCGGACGCGCGCTTCGCAGCACCGTGCGGCTGTCCGACCTCGTCGAGACGTTGCTCGATGTCTCCCGGATCTCCACCGGTCGGCTCACCCTGCACCCGGAGCGGTTCGACCTGGTCGCCGCGGTGAAGGATGTCGCCGAACGCCTCCGCGAGGCGGCGTCCATGGCCGAATGTCCGCTCCAGATCGGGGATGCACGGCCCATCGAGGGGACGTGGGATCGCCTCCGCATCGAACAGGTGGTCACCAACCTGCTGGCCAATGCTTTCAAATACGCGGCCGGAAGCCCGGTCGAGGTCTCCATGGGACAGGAGGGCTCCACGGCCATCCTCGTCGTCACCGACAAGGGGCCTGGCCTGTCGGAGAAGGACATACCGCGACTGTTCGGCAGGTTCGAGCGCGCCGCGTCGATGAGCCACTATGGAGGGCTGGGCCTGGGGCTGTACCTGTGTCGGGAGATTGTCGAAGCCCATGGCGGAACCGTCTCCGCCGAGAACCAGGCAGGCGGGGGCGCCCGCTTCACCATCCGGCTACCGACGGAAGCACCGCCCCCCGTCGCGGCAACGGATGAGGAGGCCCCTCTCACCCTCTGA
- a CDS encoding DUF2277 domain-containing protein yields the protein MCRNIKTLFNFAPPATEEEIRAASLQFVRKLSGFNKPSQANEAAFAKAVDDVAAAARVLLESLSTTAQPRDREVEANKARERSRLRFSRG from the coding sequence ATGTGCCGGAACATCAAGACGCTGTTCAACTTCGCGCCGCCAGCCACGGAGGAGGAGATCCGGGCGGCGTCCTTGCAGTTCGTGCGCAAGCTGAGCGGATTCAACAAACCGTCGCAGGCCAACGAAGCGGCCTTCGCGAAAGCCGTTGACGACGTCGCGGCCGCCGCCCGTGTGCTGCTGGAGTCGTTGTCCACGACGGCCCAGCCGCGAGATCGCGAGGTGGAAGCCAACAAAGCGCGTGAGCGCTCACGCCTGCGCTTCAGCCGCGGCTGA